The Actinopolyspora erythraea genome has a segment encoding these proteins:
- the opcA gene encoding glucose-6-phosphate dehydrogenase assembly protein OpcA → MIVDLPSTTNSQVNKKMVELRESGGAVALGRVLTLVIVTGDGTETEQAIQAANEASREHPARVIVVAKGARQAAARLDAQIRIGGDAGASEVVVLRLYGPLAEEGAGSVVPLLLPDAPVVVWWPNDAPEYPAKDPIGELAHRRITDAAAEPDPIEALRTRVRSYVDGDTDLAWTRLTSWRALLAASLDLPPFEPIEGAVVSGESDSPSTDLLAGWLAASLGIPVRREVHRGPGIVSAVLERPSGNVEVVRPDGKVGYLTQPGQQDRRVTLHRRAVRDCLSEELRRLGPDEIYESTLRGLSDVVRGEPVDSAEQAEPVSAGQQS, encoded by the coding sequence GTGATCGTCGATCTGCCCTCCACCACCAATTCGCAGGTCAACAAGAAGATGGTCGAGCTGCGGGAGTCCGGTGGTGCCGTCGCACTAGGCAGGGTGCTGACACTGGTCATCGTCACCGGGGACGGGACCGAGACCGAACAGGCGATTCAGGCGGCCAACGAGGCCAGTCGGGAGCACCCGGCACGGGTGATCGTGGTCGCCAAGGGCGCCAGGCAGGCGGCTGCCAGGCTGGACGCCCAGATCCGCATCGGCGGCGACGCCGGGGCCTCGGAAGTGGTGGTGCTGCGGCTGTACGGCCCGCTGGCCGAGGAGGGCGCGGGGTCCGTGGTTCCGCTGCTGCTGCCGGACGCCCCGGTCGTGGTGTGGTGGCCCAACGACGCGCCCGAGTACCCGGCGAAGGACCCGATCGGGGAACTGGCGCACCGCAGGATCACCGACGCGGCCGCGGAACCCGACCCGATCGAGGCGCTGCGCACCAGGGTGCGCTCCTACGTGGACGGCGACACCGACCTGGCCTGGACCCGGCTGACCTCCTGGCGCGCGCTGCTGGCGGCTTCGCTGGACCTGCCGCCGTTCGAACCCATCGAGGGAGCGGTGGTCAGCGGCGAGTCCGACTCGCCCTCGACCGACCTGCTGGCGGGGTGGCTGGCCGCCAGTCTCGGCATCCCGGTGCGGCGGGAGGTCCACAGGGGGCCCGGTATCGTCTCGGCGGTGCTGGAACGTCCGAGCGGGAACGTGGAGGTCGTGCGGCCCGACGGCAAGGTCGGCTACCTCACCCAGCCCGGCCAGCAGGACCGTCGGGTGACGCTGCACCGCAGGGCCGTGCGCGACTGCCTGTCCGAGGAGCTGCGCAGACTCGGCCCCGACGAGATCTACGAAAGCACGTTACGCGGGCTCTCGGACGTGGTTCGGGGCGAACCCGTCGACAGCGCGGAACAGGCGGAACCGGTGTCCGCGGGGCAGCAGTCATGA
- the zwf gene encoding glucose-6-phosphate dehydrogenase → MSSPEHNPLRDPRDKRLPRIAGPAGLTIFGVTGDLSRKKLMPAIYDLSNRGLLPPGFALTGVARRDWENQDFGEVVYEAVKENARTPFHQAVWDRLAEGIRFVPGSFDDPSTFERLTQTVKQLDSERGTGGNHAFYLSVPPSMFPTVLTHLSNSGLAEQTEDQWRRVVIEKPFGHDLESAKELNRIVNEVFPEDSVFRIDHYLGKETVQNILALRFANQLFEPLWNAHYVDHVQITMSEDIGLGGRAGYYDGIGAARDVIQNHLLQLLALTAMEEPLSFDPGDLRAEKSKVLSATKPVGPFEQTTARGQYTGGWQGGQQVPGLHEEGGFASDSKTETFAAITLEIENRRWAGVPFYLRTGKRLGRRVTEIAVVFKRAPHLPFDDTMTEELGQNALVIRVQPDEGVTMRFGSKIPGTSMEVRDVTMDFGYGHAFTESSPEAYERLLLDVLLGEPSLFPVNEEVELSWQILDPILDYWAEHGYPEKYKAGSWGPPSAESMLARTGRVWRRP, encoded by the coding sequence GTGAGCTCCCCCGAGCACAATCCATTGCGCGATCCGCGGGACAAGCGGTTGCCGCGCATCGCCGGACCGGCAGGACTGACGATCTTCGGTGTCACCGGGGACCTGTCCCGCAAGAAGCTGATGCCCGCCATCTACGACCTGTCCAACCGGGGGCTGCTGCCGCCGGGGTTCGCCCTGACGGGAGTGGCCAGGCGTGACTGGGAGAACCAGGACTTCGGCGAGGTCGTCTACGAGGCGGTCAAGGAGAACGCGCGCACGCCGTTCCACCAGGCCGTCTGGGACCGGCTGGCCGAGGGGATCCGGTTCGTCCCGGGCAGCTTCGACGACCCGAGCACCTTCGAGCGGTTGACCCAGACCGTCAAACAGCTCGACTCCGAACGCGGCACCGGTGGCAACCACGCGTTCTACCTCTCGGTGCCGCCGTCGATGTTCCCGACGGTGCTGACCCACCTGTCCAACTCCGGACTCGCCGAGCAGACCGAGGACCAGTGGCGACGGGTGGTCATCGAGAAGCCCTTCGGGCACGACCTGGAAAGCGCCAAGGAACTCAACCGGATCGTCAACGAGGTCTTCCCCGAGGACTCGGTGTTCCGCATCGACCACTACCTCGGCAAGGAGACGGTGCAGAACATCCTGGCGCTGCGGTTCGCCAACCAGCTGTTCGAACCGTTGTGGAACGCCCACTACGTCGATCACGTGCAGATCACCATGTCCGAGGACATCGGGCTGGGAGGCCGTGCGGGCTACTACGACGGCATCGGCGCGGCACGGGACGTGATCCAGAACCACCTGCTGCAGCTGCTCGCGCTGACCGCGATGGAGGAACCGCTGTCCTTCGACCCAGGTGACCTGCGGGCGGAGAAGAGCAAGGTGCTGTCGGCCACCAAACCGGTCGGCCCGTTCGAGCAGACCACCGCCCGGGGGCAGTACACCGGCGGTTGGCAGGGCGGCCAGCAGGTCCCCGGGCTGCACGAGGAGGGCGGTTTCGCCTCCGACTCCAAGACGGAGACCTTCGCCGCGATCACGCTGGAGATCGAGAACCGCCGCTGGGCCGGCGTCCCGTTCTACCTGCGCACCGGAAAACGCCTGGGCAGGCGGGTGACCGAGATCGCGGTGGTGTTCAAGCGGGCACCGCACCTGCCCTTCGACGACACCATGACCGAGGAACTCGGCCAGAACGCCCTGGTGATCCGGGTGCAGCCGGACGAGGGCGTCACGATGCGGTTCGGCTCGAAGATTCCCGGCACCTCGATGGAGGTGCGGGACGTGACGATGGACTTCGGCTACGGACACGCGTTCACCGAGTCCTCCCCCGAGGCCTACGAACGGCTGCTGCTGGACGTGCTGCTCGGTGAGCCGTCGCTGTTCCCGGTCAACGAGGAAGTGGAACTGTCCTGGCAGATCCTGGACCCCATCCTGGACTACTGGGCCGAGCACGGATATCCCGAGAAGTACAAGGCAGGAAGCTGGGGGCCACCGTCGGCGGAGTCGATGCTGGCCCGCACTGGACGCGTCTGGAGGCGGCCGTGA
- the pgl gene encoding 6-phosphogluconolactonase: MSGDEVIVHPDGEVLAEATAARLLTRVVDAQAARGVASVVLTGGRTGIGVLERVRDSAARSAVDWSAVNLFWGDERFLPDGDGERNETQARRALLDHLPLDPERVHPMAPSDGRFGADAEAAAGHYAEVLRTLAGADSDTGVPHFDVLMLGVGEEGHTASLFPDTPYVREDERTVVGVRDCPKPPPTRISLTLPAIAAASEVWLMTTGSGKAEAVSRALAGAAPVDIPAAGARGRDRTLWLLDRDAAKGAAVAD; this comes from the coding sequence ATGAGCGGCGACGAGGTGATCGTGCACCCCGACGGGGAGGTGCTGGCCGAGGCGACCGCCGCCCGGCTGCTCACCCGCGTCGTGGACGCGCAGGCGGCCCGGGGCGTCGCCTCGGTGGTGCTGACCGGAGGACGTACCGGCATCGGTGTGCTGGAGCGGGTGCGCGACTCGGCGGCCCGGTCGGCCGTGGACTGGTCGGCGGTGAACCTGTTCTGGGGCGACGAACGCTTCCTACCGGACGGTGATGGCGAGCGCAACGAGACCCAGGCCCGGCGGGCGCTGCTGGACCACCTCCCGCTCGATCCGGAGCGCGTGCACCCGATGGCTCCCTCCGACGGCCGGTTCGGCGCGGACGCCGAAGCGGCGGCCGGGCACTACGCCGAGGTGCTGCGGACCCTCGCCGGTGCCGACTCGGACACGGGGGTGCCGCACTTCGACGTGCTGATGCTGGGTGTCGGCGAGGAAGGGCACACGGCCTCGCTCTTCCCCGACACGCCGTACGTGCGCGAGGACGAGCGGACGGTGGTGGGAGTCCGGGACTGCCCGAAGCCCCCGCCGACGCGCATCTCGCTGACCCTGCCCGCCATCGCGGCGGCCTCCGAGGTGTGGTTGATGACCACCGGCTCGGGCAAGGCCGAGGCCGTGTCACGGGCACTGGCCGGGGCAGCTCCGGTCGACATCCCCGCGGCGGGTGCCCGGGGGCGGGACAGGACGCTGTGGCTGCTGGACCGCGACGCCGCCAAGGGAGCCGCCGTCGCGGACTGA
- a CDS encoding 4'-phosphopantetheinyl transferase family protein translates to MIERILPEAVVSAEVFGDDPHARLLPAEEQYVARAVDKRRREFTVARSCARRALAELGHPGFAVHSGEKREPLWPSGVVGSITHCQGYCAAGVAPAEEVCSLGIDAEPDDVLPDGVLEQVTAGRERELLAGLPTGVNWDRLLFSAKESVYKAWFPLTGRWLGFGDAFVRIDPAGEFHAELVGAPAPSSAGELTGFSGRFRFDSGLVVTAVTVFPD, encoded by the coding sequence GTGATCGAGCGAATCCTGCCGGAAGCGGTGGTCTCCGCCGAGGTGTTCGGCGACGACCCGCACGCGCGGCTGTTGCCGGCGGAGGAGCAGTACGTCGCCAGGGCGGTGGACAAGCGCAGACGGGAGTTCACCGTCGCCCGAAGCTGTGCCCGGCGCGCTCTCGCCGAGCTCGGCCATCCCGGGTTCGCCGTGCACAGCGGGGAGAAACGCGAGCCGCTGTGGCCCTCCGGCGTGGTCGGCAGCATCACGCACTGCCAGGGCTACTGCGCGGCGGGGGTGGCCCCGGCCGAGGAGGTGTGCTCCCTGGGTATCGACGCGGAGCCCGACGACGTGCTTCCCGACGGCGTGCTGGAGCAGGTCACCGCCGGGCGGGAACGCGAGCTGCTGGCCGGTCTGCCCACCGGCGTCAACTGGGACAGGTTGCTGTTCAGCGCCAAGGAGAGCGTCTACAAGGCCTGGTTCCCGCTGACCGGGCGCTGGCTCGGCTTCGGTGACGCGTTCGTTCGTATCGATCCCGCCGGTGAGTTCCACGCCGAGCTGGTCGGCGCGCCCGCACCGAGCTCGGCGGGCGAGCTCACCGGTTTCTCCGGCCGGTTCCGGTTCGACTCGGGACTGGTGGTCACCGCCGTCACCGTCTTCCCCGACTGA
- a CDS encoding metallophosphoesterase family protein, producing the protein MVAPSLLATSDLHVSHRDNLPVLDEIRPRSDEDWLIVAGDVAEKTETIGWALGKLRERFSRVIWVPGNHELWTPPGDDVRARGVERYDHLVRMCRELDVTTPEDPYPVWRDEQRSVVVAPLFVLYDYSFRIAGMDAEQALAHAYDTHVVCTDEVMLHPDPYDSRTEWCHERVRQTLTRLEAIPEHLPTVLVSHWPLHRQPTTRLYYPQFGIWCGTELTSDWHLRFRAVAEVHGHLHIPVTDRIDGVPFEEVSLGYPREWRRRGGPGDPLHSILPAAPERTFEELVRSYR; encoded by the coding sequence ATGGTGGCGCCGTCGTTACTCGCGACCAGCGATCTGCACGTGTCACACCGCGACAACCTCCCGGTGCTGGACGAGATCCGGCCCCGCAGCGACGAGGACTGGTTGATCGTGGCGGGCGACGTCGCGGAGAAGACCGAGACGATCGGCTGGGCGCTGGGCAAGCTGCGCGAACGTTTCTCCCGGGTGATCTGGGTGCCGGGCAACCACGAACTGTGGACGCCACCCGGCGACGACGTGCGGGCCAGGGGAGTGGAACGCTACGACCACCTGGTGCGGATGTGCCGGGAACTCGACGTCACCACTCCGGAGGATCCGTACCCCGTCTGGCGCGACGAGCAGCGCTCGGTCGTGGTCGCGCCGTTGTTCGTGCTCTACGACTACAGCTTCCGTATCGCCGGGATGGACGCCGAGCAGGCGCTGGCGCACGCCTACGACACCCACGTGGTCTGCACCGACGAGGTGATGCTGCACCCCGATCCGTACGACTCCCGGACCGAGTGGTGCCACGAGCGGGTGCGGCAGACCCTGACCAGGCTGGAGGCCATTCCGGAGCACCTGCCCACGGTGCTGGTCTCCCACTGGCCGCTGCACCGTCAACCGACCACGCGGCTGTACTATCCCCAGTTCGGCATCTGGTGCGGCACCGAACTCACCTCCGACTGGCACCTGCGGTTCCGCGCGGTGGCCGAGGTACACGGGCACCTGCACATCCCGGTGACCGACCGCATCGACGGTGTGCCCTTCGAGGAGGTATCGCTCGGCTACCCCCGGGAGTGGCGCAGGCGCGGTGGACCGGGAGATCCGCTGCACAGCATCCTGCCCGCGGCTCCGGAGCGGACCTTCGAGGAGTTGGTGAGGTCTTACCGGTGA
- the rraA gene encoding ribonuclease E activity regulator RraA produces the protein MTTTADLADRDGDEVRSCDLQLRRFGSREVFSGPIRTVRCFQDNALLKKLLSEPGEGAVLVIDGAGSVHTALVGDLIAELGRSNGWSGLVVNGAIRDSAVIDGMDFGVRALGTNPRKSSKTGSGESDVVVEFGGVSFVPGEYLLSDHDGVVVSRTPVE, from the coding sequence ATGACCACCACCGCTGACCTGGCCGACCGCGACGGCGACGAGGTACGCAGCTGCGACCTGCAGCTGCGGCGGTTCGGTAGCCGCGAGGTGTTCTCCGGACCGATCCGGACGGTGCGGTGCTTCCAGGACAACGCCCTGCTCAAGAAGCTCCTCTCGGAGCCGGGCGAGGGCGCTGTGCTGGTGATCGACGGGGCGGGTTCGGTCCACACCGCCCTGGTGGGGGACCTGATCGCCGAGTTGGGACGTTCCAACGGCTGGAGCGGGCTCGTCGTCAACGGCGCGATCCGCGACTCCGCCGTGATCGACGGGATGGACTTCGGTGTCAGGGCGCTGGGAACCAACCCGCGCAAGAGCTCCAAGACCGGCTCGGGCGAGTCGGACGTGGTGGTTGAGTTCGGTGGGGTCAGCTTCGTGCCGGGCGAGTACCTGCTCAGCGATCACGACGGCGTGGTGGTCAGCCGCACACCGGTGGAATGA
- a CDS encoding VOC family protein translates to MITNPKFVVLYVADQQTVLDFCTRKLGFEVRTDAPYGNGNRWIEVSVPGAETYLVLAKGDPQVRDLVRQRLGELSHVWFDCDDLDATFEELRGRGVRFPVEPRTAPWDPGGRTRWAQFADPEGTLYGLTERGA, encoded by the coding sequence ATGATCACAAATCCCAAGTTCGTGGTGCTCTACGTGGCCGACCAGCAGACGGTGCTCGACTTCTGCACCCGGAAACTGGGGTTCGAGGTCCGGACCGACGCGCCCTACGGGAACGGCAACCGCTGGATAGAGGTGAGCGTGCCGGGAGCCGAGACCTACCTGGTGCTCGCCAAGGGCGATCCGCAGGTGCGTGATCTCGTGCGGCAGCGATTGGGCGAGCTCAGTCACGTCTGGTTCGACTGCGACGACCTCGACGCCACCTTCGAGGAGCTGCGAGGAAGGGGAGTGCGTTTTCCGGTGGAACCGCGCACGGCACCGTGGGATCCCGGGGGCAGGACCCGCTGGGCGCAGTTCGCCGATCCGGAGGGCACGCTGTACGGACTCACCGAGCGCGGTGCGTGA